The Terriglobia bacterium DNA window AATGAAATCTCTGGAAAGTCCTTATATGACCCCCTGGCTCCCAGTGGGGTCATTCAAGAGACGAGCACTCCATGCGTGCGAGGGCTACCGTATACCGGCTTCGAGAAAAAGCCGGATGGAATGCTCGTAGAAGCAGAAATGCTGGCGCGATATGTCCGTTGGATGGTCCACTCAAAAAAAGGCAAAGTGCGCGATCCCACCTCGGACGAAGAACGTGAAGTTCGCTTTGAAGATGTGACGGTTCTTGCGCGATCAACCAGTTACGTCCCGTTGCTGCTGGAGGCATTTCGGCGATACAACGTCCCTTATTCTGCCCGAGGCGGCAGACTGTTTCTCTTGGAACCGCTGGTGCGGAGGTTTATTCTTGGCCTGCGTGCGATTGCCGATCCACAGGACGGCGTCGCCCAGGCCGCCCTGTTCCGTCCACCATTTTTTGCAGTCGATTACGCGGACCTGCTTGTCGCAGAATGCGACGAAGACGCATTGAAGGGAGCCCGTGAGGAGGTCAAAGAGGCCGCGGCACGCGCGCAGTCTGCACGGGAATTTGTGCGCGACTTGAGACGACATCGCTATTCCAGACCACCTTCGGCAACGGCGCTGGACCTGCTCGAACGATCGGGGTTTGGCCGGTCGGTGGCTCTGATGCCCAACGGAGCGCTTACCCTGGGCATGATGAGAGAGATCATCATGGAGATGGACTTGATGGCGGAGAAAAGGAGCTTCGACTTCGATGGGGTGACCCAGGAAATCCGGAAATGGGTGGACGATCCCGTGCAGATGGATCCACCCGATCCGGTGGATGTCTCCGCCGTCCGCGTTCTGTCGATTCACCAGGCCAAGGGGTTGGAGTTTCCTGTGGTCATTATCTGGGACGGCTTTGATTCGATCTCGGCGGCGCGTGACCTGCCCAGGGCCTGGTACGTCAGCCACGACGGCGAGTCTTGGGGCATTGATCTGGATCCAATCAAGGTCAGTCTCCCTCCCGGAAGCACGGCATTCGATCAAGAAAAGAGTTATGCGGCCGAGGAGCGCAAGCGGTTGTATTACGTGGCCGCAACCAGGGCGCGGGATATGCTCATCCTTCCACTGCCGGATAATCCCCGGGGCGTTCCAGCGACGAGTCAACTCGCCGAGGGTCTCCCTGCCGACTTACTCCACATGGAGCGCATGTATTCCCGCGCCCTTCTGCCGGCTTGGGCGAATGGGATTTCTCCGGCGCCTTCCATCCGTGAAATCGCCACCTCCGGAGAATTTGACACGGCCATCGAGCAGTCGCAAAGGAAATGGAACGAAGCCTTGAAAGCGTCTTCCCGCCCAATCGCTGAGCCGCTAGCCGTCACCAGGGCCATCTACGAGGGCGCACCGGTCCGGGAAGAAGACGACCACCAGGCAGACCGGGAGGTTGCGTCGAGGGAAAAGAGCCGGGAGGGCCGCTACGGTTCGGAATTTGGACAGCTCGTCCATGAGGTCCTGGCCGCCGTGGTTTCCGGATCAATAACCGGTGTAAAGCAACTGATCCACGCGGCTGCGGCCCAGATCCCGGGCTGCAATCATCTCGACGAAGCCATGGGCGATATCGAGCGCGCTGTTTTGTCGCTTCGGAAGACCGGAGTCTTGGGCGATGGTTTTCAAACGGAGTCAGAATATCCAGTCGTCATGGCCGATGGAAAGGGCCATCTCCTCGTGGGCTTTGTCGACCTCGTGGCCTTGTCGTCCAAGGAGGTTTGGATTATTGACTACAAGACGAATTCAGTTTCTGCCGATTTGACGACCTCTCCCTTTCCGGAATACATCCAGCAACTTCGTACCTATGCCAGGATGTTGAACGCAGCAGGAGTGATCGGCACCCGACAGGTGAGGCAAGGGTTGCTCTTTACTGCGACCGGGCAGATCCTGGAGGTCTAGCTACCCATGCGTTGGTAGCCGTGATCCCGCTCCTTGGGATCACGGCTACCAACGCAAGCAGTTTCGTGAGCTGCATTCATTGGTCACCATAATTCATCATGCTCGATAGACGAAAGAGGAAGATCTCGTGAAAAAGGCTTGTGCTGTATTTCTTCTTCTCCTGGCAGTCCTGCTCCTGGCGCAAACCCGGCAGAACTCCGGCCAGGAGTCTTTTGCCTTGGCTCACGTCACCCTTGTTGACGTGGCCGACGGGTCGACCGTGCCCGATGTGACTGTCCTGATCACCGGCAATCAAATCGCTGACGTCGGGAAATCCGATCAAGTCCCGGTGCCGGCAGGCACGAAGGTTGTGAATGCTGAAGGCAAGTTCTTGATTCCGGGTTTGTGGGATATGCATGTCCATTGGTATGACAAGCGCTCCCTCCCGCTATTCACCGCCAATGGTGTTACCGGCATCCGGCAGATGTTTGGAACCCCGGAACTGCTGCGATGGCGCCAGGAGTTGGCCGATGGCTCACTTCAGGGACCGCGCATGATCGTCGCCAGTCCCATTCTTGACGGTCCGCGCCCGTTCTGGCCGAACTCCATCGCCGTGGGCAACGAGGGCGAGGGCCGGAAGGCCGTCCTCAAAGTCAAAAAATGGGGGGCGGACTTTGTGAAGGTCTATTCGTTTCTGCCGCGCGACGCCTACTTCGGCATCGCGGAGGAGGCGAAGGAACAAGGAATCCCTTTCGCCGGCCACGTCCCTTGGTCCGTCTCCGCGGCCGAAGCCTCCGATGCCGGGCAGAAGAGCATCGAGCACTTGACCGGCGTCTTCATGGCTTGCTCCGAGGACGAGGAGAAAATCAGAAGACAGCTTCCGCAAAATACCCCTTTCGGAGCCCGCTCCCTCATCGAAGCGAGTGCTCTTGCGAAGTACGACCGCAGGAAGGCAGCGGCGCTGTTCCAGCGGTTTGTAAAAAACGGGACGTGGCAGTGTCCCACGCTGACCGTGCTGAGGAGTTCCGCGAACAGGGAGGAAAGGGGCTTCAGGGATGATCCGCGCCTCAAGTATATGCCGACCGAAGTCAGGGAGAGATGGGAACGGAGGGCCGAAGCGCGGTCCACCATCAGGGCGGAAGAAGAATACAATTACGCCAAGAAGGTCTATCCCAAGTACTTTGAACTCATCGGCGCGATGCGGCGCGCGGGCCTTCAGTTTCTGGCCGGAACCGACACCGGAAATCCTTACTGCTTTCCAGGGTTCAGCCTGCACGATGAACTCGCGCTACTGGTTCAGGCGGGGCTGACCCCGATTGATGCGCTGCGTGCTGCCACCCTCAACCCGTCGAAGTTCCTGGGCCTCGACCGCTCATTCGGGACCATTGAGAAGGGTAAGATCGCTGACCTCGTCATGTTGGACGCCAACCCGCTGGACGATATCCGAAATACCCAGAAAATTCATGCCGTGGTGTCGAACGGTCTGTTCCTCGATCGGGACGCACTCGACAGAATGCTCGCCCGGGCAAGGTAGCCAGTGTCTAGAAAACATGTCAGAAAATTCGAAAGCCATTGTCTTCCAAAGGTCTCGAATTCTCTGGGGCGATCCTCTGGGGCGGTGCCGATCGCATAGCGGAGGTCGAGGCGAAATCAGCAGAAGAGAACTCAACCTTTCCTTCAACCCTGGTAGCTTGCTTCCGTCCGGCACTCCAGCCCTTTCCTAACACCTCACACCCATCATCTACTCTCGCCGCCTGCTTCTCATGGCGTCCCCTTGTCTCACTACTGGTTCCTTTTTTCTGACTTCGATTCCCCTTTCTTGTGCTCCTGGGTCTTTGGCGCCTCTTGCTTGTGCGACTGTTTCGGGACGGGGGTGACCTTGCGCTGTTCAGTCTTTGGTCGGATCTGTTTGTGTTCTTGCACCTGCGGCTTCACCTGCTTGTGCTCTTGTACCTGGGGACGCACTTGTTTGTGCTCTTGTACTTGTGGCCGTGTTTCCTTATGAACTTGGGTCTGGGGCCGCGATTGGGTCGTCGGGGTTCGATGTGTCATCGGCTCTCGCCCGCGGTTGCTCTCAACCCGTGGGGGAGGAGCATTGCCATGAGTCCGGGAGGGCGGGCCTCCGGCATGGCGATTGACATGGCTGTAATCCACATTCCGGTGAACACCGTTGTAGCGGTTGAGATTCTTGTAATCCACGTTGCGATTCACCACGGTGCGGTTGATATGTACGTTCCTGTAATTGTTATTGACGTAGATGTTGGTAATGTGGACGTTTGTCCGGCTGCGGCCGATCCAACCCCCGCCAACCCAGCCATGGTAGAAGACGCGGTGACCGCGCCAGTCACAGTCATGGTTCAACCAGGCGCCGATGAGAAGACCCGCTCCAAACGAGATGAGGCCCACCGCCACGATGGCTCCGGGTGCCCGGCGGTAATAGACGACGCCCGGGTCGTACACCGGCACGTAAATGTAGCGAGGCTGAGCAGGAACAATCTGCACATAGCCTCCCTCATAGATCACCTGCTGCTGCGGAGTCGTAACCAGGTTGCCGGCGGAACGGGCCATGCGGCGCAGGCGCTGGACAGCCAGCATGACATCGGTGGACTGGTCAACGTAGGCCTGTCCGAGCGAGGTGGTCCAATCGATTCGGTCGCGCATCATGTAAAGCACGCTCGGGTAATGAGCGACGGCCTTGACGCTGACGTCCCAGGGCTGCGAGTCGATGTAGTTCGGATCGTTGTTGGAACCCACCCATTGAGCGGCATCCGAAATCTGATCTACAAAGGTCGAGGCCAACAGGACCTGCGCCAGCAACGGGTCCGGGTAGAGCGCAATGGGCGCCACCAGATTGTCCAGTTGCTCCGGTGTAAATTGGACGGCATACGAAGTGTCCTCGGCCTGCTCGGTTGCGGCCAGCAAGGATGCACCCGGGTTGGGTCCCGGCAGAAGTAAAGGATCAAATCCTGTAATGCAGAAACAAATGACGAGTAATATGGCGAGAGTTTTTCGCACCTTGGGTCTCTCCTTCTGGTGAGTCTGAGATTAATGCGCCAGTCGCTCACCACACCGGGCGCAATCAATGTCTTTTCCTGGCAGTCCCAGGATGAAATCTGATTCAATCGTACGATCCTTCGGTCTGCCCGCTTGGTTGCTTCCACCCTTGAACAATGCACCGTCCCTTGTCTTGCGCAAAAGGGGTTCACCGATTCAACGATCTGCCGCCCAGCTTTTCAGCGGGACATTTCGGTTGATTGACATCACAGGATGGCTATGCCACTGGCCCGCAGAATCCTGGACCGTTTGGCAAAAATCCTGAGCGCTGTTGACGAAGGCCGAATGGCTTTCGCCAACCAATCTCCATCCCTTAAACTCCAGAGCTCCCACGCCTTCCCTCAATAACACTAAAAATGCCTGGGAACAACAAAAAAGGGGTTCCCACGCAAAGAGTTAAATGAGTTTTCATTAAAGAATATGTCGGGGATCACATCACCGTACCAATAACGGCTCGAATCAAGATTCTGTCCACAAGAATCCGGGGAGCTCGCAACTCGGTGACAAAAAATCCCATCAAAGCAAGAACATTGAGTGAACCGGATCTGAAAATTCTCCTGTAGGGGTAGACACATGGCCAAGGTACCCGAAGCGTTGATTTCAAGATCAAAGAAGCAACTACACAACGACTGCGCCCTCCGGTTCCGCAGTCGGCTGTTCAAACGGGGGTTACGAGGTCGGCGATCGGTTCGGCCAGGATACTGGTTCCTGCTGATGTGCATGCTCCTTCCGAATTGGCCGGTGCAGGGCCAGCAGAAACCTGACATCTCCATTGAAGTCAAAGGGGTCACCCTCCTGGCGACAGTGCGAGACAAGCATGGACAAATCGTGCGCAACCTCACCCAAAATGATTTTCTCCTGGAGCAGGATGGCCATCCGCAGACCATTCGCTATTTCACCCAGGAAGCCAATCTTCCACTGACGCTCGGGCTGCTGGTCGACACCAGCATGAGCCAGAGGCGTGTTCTGGAACAGGAGCGCCGGGCC harbors:
- a CDS encoding UvrD-helicase domain-containing protein, with product MIQRPTIDREAFEAAISERDRNVVIDAGAGTGKTTALIRRFINLVAPNSSNRESIPIARLAAITFTRRAAGELQFRLRQVLLQELSKKALSQKRERQLYEALSSIDSAYIGTIHSFCDRLMRLRPVEMNLSPSYEILEDPAELVAETVESLVRAAQTGTLSQFVKDPSRAKEAEKTVCDFLVAGLRLRSYEGEFQTWNGLDSLVEGFINHRDIPPREFEIGPPDLKKTERLAREIIRKIESLSGDSKGHRLFRSLLEPLQGLLELSDPGEALETMVQLTDIKPKTLTKGADCNGDDRVFRLAKDYGRAKTDRQSPEISYQDQLTRPFFQWMAARLVRLSPVATQIYESVKGRHQAVDHLDLLLQFRNRIRENKELRGFYQGLFDHILVDEFQDTDPLQMEIMFFLAEAAPARARTWEEVMLSPGRLTIVGDPKQSIYRFRRADIRSYDRARRLLGQQGALEVSLVANFRSRPQLINAFNRRFKEILGEHLPGTSSVNEISGKSLYDPLAPSGVIQETSTPCVRGLPYTGFEKKPDGMLVEAEMLARYVRWMVHSKKGKVRDPTSDEEREVRFEDVTVLARSTSYVPLLLEAFRRYNVPYSARGGRLFLLEPLVRRFILGLRAIADPQDGVAQAALFRPPFFAVDYADLLVAECDEDALKGAREEVKEAAARAQSAREFVRDLRRHRYSRPPSATALDLLERSGFGRSVALMPNGALTLGMMREIIMEMDLMAEKRSFDFDGVTQEIRKWVDDPVQMDPPDPVDVSAVRVLSIHQAKGLEFPVVIIWDGFDSISAARDLPRAWYVSHDGESWGIDLDPIKVSLPPGSTAFDQEKSYAAEERKRLYYVAATRARDMLILPLPDNPRGVPATSQLAEGLPADLLHMERMYSRALLPAWANGISPAPSIREIATSGEFDTAIEQSQRKWNEALKASSRPIAEPLAVTRAIYEGAPVREEDDHQADREVASREKSREGRYGSEFGQLVHEVLAAVVSGSITGVKQLIHAAAAQIPGCNHLDEAMGDIERAVLSLRKTGVLGDGFQTESEYPVVMADGKGHLLVGFVDLVALSSKEVWIIDYKTNSVSADLTTSPFPEYIQQLRTYARMLNAAGVIGTRQVRQGLLFTATGQILEV
- a CDS encoding amidohydrolase family protein, which produces MKKACAVFLLLLAVLLLAQTRQNSGQESFALAHVTLVDVADGSTVPDVTVLITGNQIADVGKSDQVPVPAGTKVVNAEGKFLIPGLWDMHVHWYDKRSLPLFTANGVTGIRQMFGTPELLRWRQELADGSLQGPRMIVASPILDGPRPFWPNSIAVGNEGEGRKAVLKVKKWGADFVKVYSFLPRDAYFGIAEEAKEQGIPFAGHVPWSVSAAEASDAGQKSIEHLTGVFMACSEDEEKIRRQLPQNTPFGARSLIEASALAKYDRRKAAALFQRFVKNGTWQCPTLTVLRSSANREERGFRDDPRLKYMPTEVRERWERRAEARSTIRAEEEYNYAKKVYPKYFELIGAMRRAGLQFLAGTDTGNPYCFPGFSLHDELALLVQAGLTPIDALRAATLNPSKFLGLDRSFGTIEKGKIADLVMLDANPLDDIRNTQKIHAVVSNGLFLDRDALDRMLARAR
- a CDS encoding DUF3300 domain-containing protein → MRKTLAILLVICFCITGFDPLLLPGPNPGASLLAATEQAEDTSYAVQFTPEQLDNLVAPIALYPDPLLAQVLLASTFVDQISDAAQWVGSNNDPNYIDSQPWDVSVKAVAHYPSVLYMMRDRIDWTTSLGQAYVDQSTDVMLAVQRLRRMARSAGNLVTTPQQQVIYEGGYVQIVPAQPRYIYVPVYDPGVVYYRRAPGAIVAVGLISFGAGLLIGAWLNHDCDWRGHRVFYHGWVGGGWIGRSRTNVHITNIYVNNNYRNVHINRTVVNRNVDYKNLNRYNGVHRNVDYSHVNRHAGGPPSRTHGNAPPPRVESNRGREPMTHRTPTTQSRPQTQVHKETRPQVQEHKQVRPQVQEHKQVKPQVQEHKQIRPKTEQRKVTPVPKQSHKQEAPKTQEHKKGESKSEKRNQ